A single window of Solenopsis invicta isolate M01_SB chromosome 3, UNIL_Sinv_3.0, whole genome shotgun sequence DNA harbors:
- the LOC120357397 gene encoding uncharacterized protein LOC120357397, which yields MDQQVQKETDLGDKSNSNNFIAEAAEVEIENLPICEKNDCEVNAINNTVNKIDIGKINSIQMSGVQIEDAVFHGPKLNPQQFPRDINGNHFPTKIFEASLANGEKRSVLATCSGYSNEKLWKKLYEKIPNHENSHSHKACYVDWRQFELRIHKHMSVDLQLVESIKNEAKTWIAILQRILDVVLYLGERGLAFRGSNELIGDPKNGNFLGSLQLISHYDTIMHDHLEKARDSTLDVEVNNIKSLLKDLQALRNQWTSILAECKLVAANTGISVTFEEKRRKMRKRQFDESIDKESDSDLETHFKQFFM from the exons ATGGATCAACAAGTTCAAAAGGAGACTGATTTAGGAGACAAAAGTAATTCGAATAACTTTATTGCAGAAGCCGCAGAAGTGGAGATTGAAAATTTACCAATATGCGAAAAAAATGATTGTGAAGTTAATGCCATAAATAATaccgtaaataaaattgatattggTAAAATAAACTCGATTCAAATGTCCGGGGTCCAAATAGAAGATGCAGTTTTTCACGGTCCTAAATTAAATCCTCAACAATTTCCTAGAGATATTAATGGTAATCACTTTCCAACAAAAATTTTCGAGGCTTCTTTAGCGAATGGTGAAAAA CGATCTGTGCTAGCAACATGTTCCGGTTATTCAAATGAAAAACTGTGGAAAAAGCTGTACGAAAAAATACCAAATCACGAGAATTCTCACAGTCATAAGGCATGTTATGTTGATTGGCGGCAATTTGAGTTAAGAATTCATAAGCATATGTCGGTTGATTTACAACTTGTAGAGAGTATTAAAAATGAAGCCAAAACATGGATAGCAATCCTGCAAAGAATTCTGGACGTGGTATTATATCTTGGAGAGAGAGGATTGGCTTTTAGGGGCAGCAATGAATTAATCGGCGATCCAAAAAATGGCAACTTCTTAGGTTCTCTACAGTTGATTAGCCATTACGATACAATAATGCATGATCACTtggaaaaa GCTAGAGATTCTACATTAGATgtagaagtaaataatataaaaagtctaCTTAAAGATCTACAAGCATTGAGAAATCAATGGACATCGATTTTGGCAGAATGTAAGTTAGTTGCTGCTAATACTGGAATTTCAGTCACATTCGAGGAAAAAAGACGTAAAATGAGGAAGCGACAGTTTGATGAATCTATCGACAAAGAATCAGATTCAGATCTAGAGACTcattttaaacagttttttatgtaa